CCCTCGGTGATCACACGTGGTGGCCACCGCGATGGATTGCAGCTGCTGAGGTCACAGCATGCAGGAGACGCAGCCGTCGACCTCGGTGCCTTCGAGCGCGAGCTGGCGCAGACGGATGTAGTAGAGCGTCTTGATGCCCTTGCGCCATGCGTAGATCTGCGCCTTGTTGATGTCGCGGGTGCTGGCGGTGTCCTTGAAGAACAACGTCAGTGACAGGCCCTGGTCGACGTGCTGGGTGGCAGCGGCGTAGGTGTCTATGATCTTCTCGTACCCGATCTCATAGGCATCCTGGTAGTACTCCAGGTTGTCATTGGTCAGGTAGGGCGCCGGGTAGTAGACGCGCCCGAGCTTGCCTTCTTTACGGATCTCGATCTTCGAGGCCACCGGGTGGATCGACGAGGTCGAGTTGTTGATGTAGGAGATCGAACCGGTGGGCGGCACGGCCTGCAGGTTCTGGTTGTAGATGCCGTGGGCCATGACCGAGGCCTTCAGCTGCTTCCAGTCCTCCTGGGTCGGCACACTCACGTGACTGAACAGTGTGCGCACCTTCTCGGTCGCCGGCGCCCAGAGCTGCTCCGTGTACTTGTCGAAGAACTCGCCGCTGGCGTACTGCGAGTTCTCGAAGCCGTCGAAGCTCTGACCACTCTCGATCGCAAGCTGGTTCGAGGACCGCAGCGCATGGAAGAGCACGGTGTAGAAGTAGATGTTGGTGAAGTCGATGCCCTCTTCGGAGCCGTAGTGCACGCGCTCCCGCGCCAGGTAGCCGTGCAGGTTCATCTGTCCCAGGCCGATCGCGTGGGAGCGACGGTTGCCCTCAGCGATGGAGGGGACCGAGTTGATGTAGGACATGTCCGAGACCGCAGTCAGCGTACGGATCGCGGTCTCGATGGTCTGCCCGAAGTCTGGGGAGTCCATCGCCTTCGCGATGTTCATCGAACCGAGGTTGCAGGAGATGTCCTTGCCGATCTCGGAGTAGCTCAGATCATCGGCGAACTCGCTGGGCTCTGAGACCTGGAGGATCTCCGAGCACAGGTTGGACATGGAGATCCGGCCGGCGATCGGATTCGCCCGGTTGACGGTGTCTTCGAACATCACATAGGGGTAGCCGGATTCGAACTGGATCTCGGCCAGGGTCTGGAAGAACTCGCGGGCGTTGATCTTGGTCTTGCGGATCCGCGCGTCGTCGACCATCTCGTGGTACTTCTCGGTCACGGAGATCTCGCTGAATGCCTTCCCGTAGACGCGCTGGACGTCGTAGGGGCTGAACAGGTACATCGGCTCGTTCTTCTTGGCGAGCTCGAAGGTGATGTCGGGGACCACGACGCCGAGCGAGAGGGTCTTGATTCGGATCTTCTCGTCCGCGTTCTCCCGCTTGGTGTCAAGGAAGCGGAAGATGTCCGGGTGGTGGGCGTTGAGGTACACCGCGCCGGCGCCCTGACGCGCGCCGAGCTGATTGGCGTAGGAGAAGGAGTCTTCCAGCAGCTTCATCACCGGGATCACGCCGGAGGACTGGTTCTGGATGTGCTTGATCGGGGCGCCGTTCTCCCGGATGTTGGTCAACGAGAGGGCCACGCCTCCCCCGCGCTTGGAGAGCTGCAGGGAGGAGTTGATGGCGCGCGCGATGGACTCCATGTTGTCCTCGATGCGCAGCAGGAAGCAGGAGACCAGCTCGCCGCGCTGCTTCTTGCCTGAGTTCAGGAAGGTCGGGGTCGCGGGCTGGAACCGGCCGGAGATCATCTCGTCGACCATCCGGCAAGCCAGCTGTTCATCGCCGCGGGCCAGGTGCAGCGCGACCATGGTGACGCGGTCTTCGTAGCGCTCCAGGTAGCGGTCCCCGTCGAAGGTCTTCAGCGCATAGGAGGTGTAGAACTTGAAGGCGCCCAGGAAGGTGGGGAAGCGGAACTTCGCGGCATAGGCGCGATCAAAGATGGCCTGGATGAACTCCTCGGAGTACTGCTCCAGGGTCTCTGGTTCGTAGTACTCGTTCTCGACCAGATAGCCGAGCTTCTCCGAGAGGTTGTGGAAGAAGACCGTGTTGGTGTTCACGTGGTCCAGGAAGTACTGCCGGGCGGCCAGCTGATCGGCCTCGAACTGGATCTCGCCGTCGGGGCCGTACAGGTTGAGCATGGCGTTGAGCTCGTGATAGCTCAGGCCCTGCCACTGAGCGGGCATCACTTTGGCCAGCGGTGCGTCCATGGTGTCCCGGCCGTTCTGGGTCTGTGCGGTGCTCGCCGCGTTCAGCGGCTTGGTTGCTGTTTCCAAAACTCTTCCAATCCCGTTTCGACCGTGGCCACGTCTTCGGGTGTGCCCATCAGTTCAAATCTGTATAGGTGAGGTACTCCGCATTTGGCGGCGACGATGTCCCCTGCGATGCAATAGCTCTCATAGAAATTCGTGTTGCCCGCACCGATCACTCCGCGCAGGAGGTTCCTGTTGGATTCGACGTTGAGGAACTTGATGACCTGCTTCGGCACCGAGCCTTCACCGGCGTCGGCGCCGTAGGAGGGAAGGACCAGGACGAAGGGCTGCTCCGCCGCGAGGGTCTCATCCTTGGTGCGCAGCGGGAGTCTCGCAACCTCCCCCGCACCGTGCTGAAGCTTCTCCACGAAGCGGTGCGTGTTGTTCGACACCGAAGAGAAGTAGATCAGCCTTGCCGTGGTGTTCACGGCTGCATCAGGCGACCGAGCTGACCGCAGCATGCTGGACGGCGAGCTCGGAGATCTTGTCGGGACGGAATCCGGACCAGTGGTCGGCGTCGGTGATCACGACGGGAGCCTGCATATATCCGAGCGCGCGCAGCCGCTCGAGGGCCTCGGCATCCTGAGTGATGTCGACGGTCTCGTAGGTCACGCCGTTCTTGTCCAGGGCGCGATATGTAGCATTGCACTGGACGCAGGCAGGCTTGGTGTAGACAGTGACAGACATGTGGCTCCCCGATATTTTCCGTGGTGTTCTTGCGTTGCTCCAATACTACATCTTGGGTTCTGGGATATCACTAGCCACTAGATGCTGTACTCACACCCGTGTAGTTCTCCACCGCGAGTCCACAGGACCTGTGGATCACCACTTCGTTGCAATGGCGCGGAACCAGCGGGCTCGGCACCCGGTCCTCCACAGCTGGGGAGGGGGAAACTCCCACGAAGAAGTTTCTGAGCAGACGGCGTGTCTCGGCGTGTCATCGCGCATCAGCCGAAGATGTTGAGGCTTGGAAGCTGTCATAGCACTAGATGTTGTGTTCCGAGTCTCAGATGGGGGTGGGACTGAGAGCTCAGACAGAAACTGTCGAGGGACTTCACAGACTGGGCATTTAGGGTCGAGAATCGAACCACCGGTCCTGTGACCGACGCCTCGCAGCTCCACGTTGCTGGGTCCCTGAACTCCAAGGAGATCTTCCCCATGTCCGCTGGACGCCCTCCTGCCACTGACAGTCAGTTTCTTCCCTCGGAGGCGCCCAATGTGGCCTCCCTCGGCACCGACGGGCGCCGGCTGGGCAGCAGGGATCTGGATCGTCACCGTCAGGCGGCGCGACCCCGGCAGAACACCCCGCGGCGCAGCGGGCCGACGGGGACCCCGACGGATGGCTCCGGCGGAACAGCGCCGAGCAGCGAGAGCAACGTCTATCAGCAGCTGCTGTCTCAGCTGCACACGACATCGGGGACGCAGGGCGAGGACGTCGCGGTCCGGATGGCCGATATCCGTCGCCAGCTCACCGAATTCCAGCTGCACTATAAGTTCGGCATGGATGAGGTGCTCACCAAGATCAATGTGCTGCGCGAGGAGTTCGAGCACACCCGCGACTACTCCCCCATCGAGCATGTGAACTACCGGCTCAAGTCCCTGGATCGGATCATGGACAAGGTGCAGCGCTACGGCTGCGAGCCCACGCTGGAGAGCATCAAACACTCCATCCGCGACATCGCCGGGATCCGGATCACCTGTTCCTTCGTCTCCGATGCCTACTGGGTCGCGGAGATGCTGTGCAGCCAGCCGGACCTGCGCGTGGTGGAGGTCAAGGACTACATCCGCCGCCCCAAGCTCAACGGATACCAGAGCCTGCACGTGATCGTGCAGGTCCCGGTCTTCCTGTCCAACCGCACCGAGTTCGTCTACGTCGAGGTCCAGATCCGCACCGTGGCCATGGACTTCTGGGCCTCGCTCGAGCACAAGATCTACTACACGTACGACGGCGAGGTCCCCGGGGACATCCTCGACGAGCTCCGCGATGCCGCGGTGCAGGCGGCGGCCCTGGACAAGCAGATGGCCTCCATCCGAGATCGTGTGACCGCCCTGAAGGATCAGGCCCCGGTCTCCGGCCAGGGCGCCACCGGACCGACTCCCAGCGATCGGACGACGGGCGCCTGGTTCCCCTCCGACGATGCGATGGGCACCACCTGGCAGTGGGAGGACATCGCCAAGCATGCCAGCGGGCCCCACGAAGGTCCTCAGGCCTAACCGGACCTGAGCTGCCGGCTCAGCCCCAGAGGTCCGCGAAGTGCTGGATGGGCCCGTGGCCGGTTCCCACATCGAGGGTCTCCGAGGCCTCGAGCGCGTGGGTCATCCATTCCTTGACCACCGGCAGCGCCTCGGTCCAGGTGCAGCCGCGGGCGGCGAGTGTGGCCAGGGCCGCCGAGACGGAGCATCCGGTGCCGTGGGTGTTCTGGGTGTGGATGCGCGGAGAAGTGAACTGTTCCTCGCGCGGGCGCACACCGTTGTGCAGCGGGAAGACCAGGGTGTCCACCACCTGCTGCTGCGCCGTGTCGTCCTCCAGGTGCCCGCCCTTGGCCAGGACCACCACCTGATGGGCGTCCGCCACGGCACGCGCCTGGAGAACCATCGCCTGCGAATCCTGCGCCTGTTCGGCTCCGGCGAGCAGCGCGAGCTCGGGGACGTTCGGGGTGATCAGCTCGGCGCGATGAAGAAACCAGATCAGCGCCGACTCCGCGACGGCATCGAGGAGCCGGTCGCCCGAGGTGGCGACCATGACGGGATCGAGGACGAGCCGTGGGCGCGCGGCGTCGTCGTCGGTCCACGTGGTGTCCAGCCAGTCGGCCACGGTGGTGATGATCTCCTCGGTACCGAGCATGCCGATCTTGATCGCGTCGATGGCGACGTCGTCGGAGACCGCGTCGAGCTGAGCACGCAGGAAGCTGGCCGGCGGCAGATGGATCTCCCGGACCCCCTGGGTGTTCTGCGCGACCAGGGCTGTGACCACACACATCCCGTACCCGCGATGTGCGGCGAAGCTCTTGAGATCCGCCTGGACGCCGGCTCCCCCGGTGGGGTCGGTTCCTGCGATCGAGAGGATGTTCGGGATCGTGCGCGCGGAAGTGGAGCTCATAGCCCCATGCTAATCGTCACTCCAGCACCGAATAGGTGCCGACCCTGCGGTCATCGGTGGCGCCGGTGACCTCGCCCGTCTCGTAGTCCACCTCGAGCGCCTGCACCGAGCCGAAGCCGCCCCACTCGTCGGGCCAGACCTGCAGCTCCCAGCCCAGATCCTCGAGTCCGCTCACGGTCTGCGCCCCGGGCTGATCATCGAGGAACAGCGTGCTGGACTCGTCGTCGAAGCGGAAGCGCAGCGCGTCGAAGGAGTCCTGCAGCGAAGCGTCCTGCAGGCCCCACTGCGTGAGCACCGTGCCCATGATGTTGAGGATCTGGTTGCCGCCGGGGGTCCCGATGCCCAGCACCGGACGCTGGTCCTCATCGAGGATGATGGTCGGCATGGACCAGGTCACCGAGCGGCGACCGGGTTCGGGGCGGTTCGCCGGGGAGTCCACCGCCTCGAACCGGCTGAGCTGGTTGTTCAGGAAGAAGCCGTTCGTGGCCTCCCCAGCGCCCCAGAAGTTCGTCAGCGTATTGGTCATCGAGA
The nucleotide sequence above comes from Nesterenkonia halotolerans. Encoded proteins:
- the thiD gene encoding bifunctional hydroxymethylpyrimidine kinase/phosphomethylpyrimidine kinase; the protein is MSSTSARTIPNILSIAGTDPTGGAGVQADLKSFAAHRGYGMCVVTALVAQNTQGVREIHLPPASFLRAQLDAVSDDVAIDAIKIGMLGTEEIITTVADWLDTTWTDDDAARPRLVLDPVMVATSGDRLLDAVAESALIWFLHRAELITPNVPELALLAGAEQAQDSQAMVLQARAVADAHQVVVLAKGGHLEDDTAQQQVVDTLVFPLHNGVRPREEQFTSPRIHTQNTHGTGCSVSAALATLAARGCTWTEALPVVKEWMTHALEASETLDVGTGHGPIQHFADLWG
- the nrdI gene encoding class Ib ribonucleoside-diphosphate reductase assembly flavoprotein NrdI, whose translation is MLRSARSPDAAVNTTARLIYFSSVSNNTHRFVEKLQHGAGEVARLPLRTKDETLAAEQPFVLVLPSYGADAGEGSVPKQVIKFLNVESNRNLLRGVIGAGNTNFYESYCIAGDIVAAKCGVPHLYRFELMGTPEDVATVETGLEEFWKQQPSR
- the nrdH gene encoding glutaredoxin-like protein NrdH, which produces MSVTVYTKPACVQCNATYRALDKNGVTYETVDITQDAEALERLRALGYMQAPVVITDADHWSGFRPDKISELAVQHAAVSSVA
- a CDS encoding GTP pyrophosphokinase, which translates into the protein MSAGRPPATDSQFLPSEAPNVASLGTDGRRLGSRDLDRHRQAARPRQNTPRRSGPTGTPTDGSGGTAPSSESNVYQQLLSQLHTTSGTQGEDVAVRMADIRRQLTEFQLHYKFGMDEVLTKINVLREEFEHTRDYSPIEHVNYRLKSLDRIMDKVQRYGCEPTLESIKHSIRDIAGIRITCSFVSDAYWVAEMLCSQPDLRVVEVKDYIRRPKLNGYQSLHVIVQVPVFLSNRTEFVYVEVQIRTVAMDFWASLEHKIYYTYDGEVPGDILDELRDAAVQAAALDKQMASIRDRVTALKDQAPVSGQGATGPTPSDRTTGAWFPSDDAMGTTWQWEDIAKHASGPHEGPQA
- the nrdE gene encoding class 1b ribonucleoside-diphosphate reductase subunit alpha, with translation MDAPLAKVMPAQWQGLSYHELNAMLNLYGPDGEIQFEADQLAARQYFLDHVNTNTVFFHNLSEKLGYLVENEYYEPETLEQYSEEFIQAIFDRAYAAKFRFPTFLGAFKFYTSYALKTFDGDRYLERYEDRVTMVALHLARGDEQLACRMVDEMISGRFQPATPTFLNSGKKQRGELVSCFLLRIEDNMESIARAINSSLQLSKRGGGVALSLTNIRENGAPIKHIQNQSSGVIPVMKLLEDSFSYANQLGARQGAGAVYLNAHHPDIFRFLDTKRENADEKIRIKTLSLGVVVPDITFELAKKNEPMYLFSPYDVQRVYGKAFSEISVTEKYHEMVDDARIRKTKINAREFFQTLAEIQFESGYPYVMFEDTVNRANPIAGRISMSNLCSEILQVSEPSEFADDLSYSEIGKDISCNLGSMNIAKAMDSPDFGQTIETAIRTLTAVSDMSYINSVPSIAEGNRRSHAIGLGQMNLHGYLARERVHYGSEEGIDFTNIYFYTVLFHALRSSNQLAIESGQSFDGFENSQYASGEFFDKYTEQLWAPATEKVRTLFSHVSVPTQEDWKQLKASVMAHGIYNQNLQAVPPTGSISYINNSTSSIHPVASKIEIRKEGKLGRVYYPAPYLTNDNLEYYQDAYEIGYEKIIDTYAAATQHVDQGLSLTLFFKDTASTRDINKAQIYAWRKGIKTLYYIRLRQLALEGTEVDGCVSCML